The DNA window TCCTGGATTAATGATTTTTTCAGAAGCTATGATCTTCAGCATAAAAGCCTCCTTTATTCTGTGCCTCTTCGGCGGCATAACAAGCTTGTTTGTCTTCTTCTTTTTCTAGCGCATGATTAATGCAATACGCCACATGGGCATCATGCATGGGGTGGGTTTCAATTAAAACAGCGACAAGATGTTCATAAAGTTTATATAAACTCTGTGGGGAACCTTTAGTTTCTAGAATATCTGCAACTAACCCATTTAAATTGCCAAACTCAGCATCAATAACTCGCTCTTTATTTTCTCGAAGTGCAGCAATGCCTAAAGCCCATTTCATTTCTTTATTGAGATCGGTATAAAGAGAAGCTTTTTGATGAACAACGGCTTGTTCAATCAAGGAATGAAAATCATCCCAAAGCGGTTTATTTTTATTATTCATATAAGGCTTAGCATTACCAGAATAAGTCATGTTGCCAAGTGCTTTATGTGGTACTAAATTGGGTAGATTAGCCATGTAGCACCTCCGCATCAGAGTATGCTTTGTAACTCTCATTTAAGAGTTTTATATGGTTAGGTAAATAAAAGCTGAACTCTTCTAAGAAGCAAAATTTATTATCGTATCTGGATGGTAATTCTTTAAGTGCGTCTTTAAGTGTAGCTAAAGGAGTGTCGCCTTTATCTAACAAGCTACTGCAGTGACAAGCTTGCGTTTCGATACTAAACAAAACTTCAGTGAGTTTATCTTTCAATTTGTATAAGTCTTTAACTAAATAATTGATTCGGGATAGATAATCACTGACATACTTTTTTATATCGGGATATTGACTGATTAGTTTAGACATGTGCCACCTCCCGTTTTTCTAAAGCTTTTGAATAGATCTCAAAGCCATTAAAAGCTTCAATATCTTTAGCGGCTTGTCGAAGGTGTTTAATTCCGGTTATTTGGCAAAGATTTAAATCTTCAAAGTCTTTAACGGATATCTGTCCTTTATCAAGTAGATTATGTGAGGACTTCGTATACTCTTGAATAAGAGATACAAGATCTTTTAATGCTTCTATTAAATCATTGAGTTTGAAAGAAATTTGATAAACCTGTGATAGATAATCACTTGCGGGTTGTTTTAGATGGACGAATTGATCTAGTATCACGTTAGCCATGATTTACTCCTGTTTAGTAGATTGTGGTTAGCTGGTAGTCAGAATTACGAGTTCTGATTATCAGCGCTATAATTTTTTACCTATAGTCCTAGTATTATAGGATTCTAGTGCTATACTGTCAAGCAGGAGGAGTAGGAAATTTTTTTAAATTTTCTTTTAATGTTTTTTCAATTCCTTTTCTGCATATTTCTGACATGCTAACTTTTGTATTGAATGATAGCCATCTAAGTTGTTCCCACATTTCTTTTGGCATTTCTATTACCAATGTTGCTTTTTCACTTTTTTTAACTAATTTAGGCACTAATTTAATCCCCTAGACTTATAGAACTCTAGTAGTATATAGTATGTATGTTATTAATAAAAATAATACAGATTATAAGGAATTGGAATGTTATTAGAGAAAATAGAGAAATCTATTAATCTAAAAGCCCTAAAAGAAGATTTTAGAAAAATCGGGGTTAATTTTATCACGGCAGGCGTTGTCGGAGTATTTATAAACCATTATGTGGGCATAGATTTTTGGACTATGTCTTTAACCTCTGCGTCATTAACAACAATAGGTGCAATATCTTTATATTTAGGACTGAGGAAAAATAAACAATGAAAATATTTTTATCATTCTTACCAATTATTATAGCTGCTTGTGTAATAGGATTTGGCGCTATATTAATTATTGACGATGAAATTAGACATTCAAAATCTCCTAAAAAGAAAAATATATAATTGGCCACTAAGTTTTTTTGAAAAGACTTATTTATCTAATGGACTAATAAAGAGATAATATCATATTCAAAATATCGATTAATTATTACCGTTTTAGACATGTCATGATAATCTTCTTCTTTCTAAATCAGAATAAGTACAATAAGGAAAATAAAAAATGTCTGAAAAAAAAACAACGAGCAAATCACGACTCAGCTTGGAAAGATATTTTAGATGCTTATTTTAAAGAGTTTATGGAGTTTTTCTATCCAGAAATCGCAGAGAAAATTGATTGGATAACGCCTTATGAATCTTTAGATAATGAACTACAGTCTATTACGACCGATGCAATGGTTGGTAAAACTTTTGTTGATAAATTAATAAAAGTTAAGTCACTAGAAGGAAAACAAGAGGTTGTATTAATCCATATTGAGGTCCAAGGAAAGAAAGAAGACGAATTTTCTAAACGATTATTTCAGTATTATTGCAAACTTTTTACAAAGTACGATCAATCAATTTTAACCTTAGCTATTCTGACCGATAATAATCAAGGTTGGCATCCAACAGACTATCAGCGCAATGTATTTGGCTATTCAGTGTTAACCTTTAATTTTAAAACTCACAAATTACTTGAGTATCATGACAAGAAACAGGATTTAGAGATTTCTAGTAATCCTTTTGCAATAGTCGTTTTAGTCCACCTCATCTTCTTAGAGACAAAAAAAGATCCTAAAGCTCGATTTCTTATGAAGCTACGATTAACTCGACTGTTGTATGATAGGGGACGTGGGCGAGATTATGTAATAAATTTGCTCAAGGTGATAGACTGGGCGCTAGTTATACCTAAGGATTTAGAGTTAGAATATAAAGAGAAACTCCATGAATTAGAAGAGGAGAAAAATATGAGTTATGTGACAAGTTTTGAAAAATCAGCCATAGAAAAAGGGCTTCAACAAGGGCTACAGCAAGGGCTACAGCAAGGGCTACAGCAAGGCCGTGAAGAAGGTCGTGAAGAAGGTGAATACCTTAAAGCTACTATTATAGCTAAAAAGCTTATAGCTCAAGGTAGATCAATTCAATACATTCAAGATCTTACCAATTTATCTGAAAATGAAATAATCAACTTAATTGAATTAGAAAAAGCCTGACCTCTAAAAGAGCTAGAATGAGAGTTTATGAGCTACATAACTAGTATGGAAAAGTTAAGCCATAGAGGAAGGCGGCCTTCAACGAGGAAGGCAATTATGACCCTAACAACAGAACAACAACAATTTGAAGAAAATTTTAAGCGCGGCATTGAAGAAGGCGGGCGCAATTGCGCTTTAAAGATTGCCAAAAGAATGCTTGCTATGAGAAATGATCCAGAGTTTATTACTTTTGTTTTACATAGTTTTATTAAGAAAATTACTGGCCTTTCTAGACAAGACTTACTTGAGCTCGAAGAATCTTAAAGATCTATATCTGATTTGGTTTTAATTCAACTTGAAAATGTCTAATTTTCCATAAATCAACAGCTTAATTCTATGGCGCTTTTTTTCTAAATCACCATCTAAATAGAAAATATTCATATTAATTCAAAGAATGTTTCGTGTACCAGAATTGTACCAGACTGAAATTTAATACACTTAAACTACTGTAGTTTTCAGTAGGTTATTAAGTTTGCAAAGTATCGCAAGTGTTTGATTATTAATGATTATTTAAGCCGTAGTTCAGTCTTTTAATCTATTGGTCGATGGTTCGATTCCATCACGGCCCACCAGTCAAATCAAACACTTAGCTAACTTGCCTTCCTTAAAGTATGCTTCTCTACGAAAAGCCTCGCGCACTTATTATGCGGATGTGTTACTTAAATTTCACCTCGAAAAAACAAACCACCGTGTAGTTATTAAGCTTAAAAATTAAATTTATAAAATTCTACAATAATTTAATGATAGTATTGCCGATCCCAATAAGCTTAAGGTAATAATTCAGTATTATGTTTTCATTATTTAAACTAGTTAATCGTTTTTCATTTGCTAATATAAAATCTGATCGAAGATTTTTTTCTGAAATATCTAAAAATATAGTTTTAACAAAATCAAATTTTTCTATGCGATCGTTAAAAATTTTTGAATTTAAAGAAATATTAAGTAACTGGGCAGTTAAAGAAGGATGGAACCCTGGAAAACATGAGTATTTGCCTTTTTATTTGACCAGCCTCAATGGGCATAAAGGATTATTTCTCAATGAGAGAATAATTGCTTCTTTATCTACTGTTCGCTATTCCAAAGATTTAGCCTATTTAGGAATCTATATCGTTGATCCAAATTTTAGAGAGCAGGGTTTAGGCCAAATTTTGGTTAAAGCCACCTTAGAAGAATTGACAGACTGTTCGCTAATCGGCATTAATGCCGTCCAACAACAAGTCAGTAACTATCAAAGAAAATATGGTTTTACCTCTTTTCATATTAATTCAAGATGGACGGGTGAATTTAAAATGCAACCTAATTTTGCTTTAAGATGTTCTGAAATGGATATTAAAATAGTAGGAAGAGAACGCTTAGATATTAATGAGTTAATCGATTATGATGCGAGTATATTTTCAGTTCCTCGGGTGAAATTCTTGCGAAAATGGATAGAAATGCCAGAATCCTATTTATTGGCCGCAATAAAAAATGAAAAAATTTGTGGATATGGCGTCATAAGTAAATGTAGGCAGGGTTACAAAATTGCACCCCTATTTGCAAATGATAAAGAAATAGCGCAGAAATTATATGCTTCTTTTGCTTATTTTCTCCAAGAGAAACAAGCTATCGTGCAACTCGATGTGCCAGAAAACAATCAAACGGCTGTGAAGTTAGCGACGCAATTGGGTTTCTATAAAACGTTTGAAACGACACGAATGTATAAAAGCAAAGAACCCTTAATTGAGAAGCCAAGCAATAGCAATGTTTATGCGATAACTACTTTAGAAATAGGCTAAACTTTTAAGAAAAAAATAAAAATAAAAAATTGAAATAGTATGTTTGTCTCATTAATGTCTCTTATTAAAAAAAATTGTTTATTGAATCCAAAAAACCCAGCTTTAAGTTTTAAAGGGCAAGTTTATTCTTATCATGAGTTAACTCAACGCGCTAACCAGCTTGCTTATTACTTAAAAAGTAAAGGCGTGAAAAAAAATACAGTGGTGGCCATTATTTCTAAGAATTACTTAGAGAGAATTATCAGTATTATTGCGCTTTGGAAATTAGGTGTTGCCTATTTACCCATTGAACCAAGTTATCCATTAACAAGGATTAATTTTATACTGGATGATTCAAATGTGAGCTTTGCTATTTTAGATAAAAAAAATGAAGAGAGTATTTTTTTTAATGCTAAGCATATAGTTTCTATTCTTCTAGAAGAGGATAGCAATAAAATAGCTTCATTTCCAACGAATGATTTTCCAGACTATAGTGAACTGACCGACATTGCCTATATTGCTTATACATCGGGATCGACAGGTAATCCGAAGGGCGCTATAGTCACGCAGAGTAATATTGCAAGTATCTATCATGCTTGGGAAGAGGTTTATAAGTTAAGTTACACCGATCGACACTTGCAAATAGCTAATTTTGGTTTTGATGTTTGTACAGGCGATATAATAAGAGCATTGGGATCGGGGTCACAATTAGTTATATGTCCCCCTGAAATTGTATTACAACCTGAAAAACTTTATGAGTTATTAATTAGCAATGCGATTAACGTGGCTGAATTTACACCAACGGTCTTGAGGAAACTAATTACCTACCTTGATCAAAAAGGCTTAAATTTACATTTCATGCGTCTTCTTATTTGTGGCTCTGATAGCTGGTCATTGAAAGAATATAAATACTTTAAATCTTTTTTAAGTTCAAAGGCACGTTTAATTAATTCATATGGCACTACAGAAACTACGATAGATAGTGCTTATTTTGAATTAAACAATCAAGCAGAAGCATTTGATGACAGGTTGTCAGTACCAATTGGACGACCTTTCCCAAACTCGATGATTAAAATTCTTAATGAAAAATTTGAATATTGTCCTCCTGGTGTACAAGGAGAAATTTATATTGGAGGGCATGGCGTTTCTCGGGGATATTTGAACAGACCTGATTTAACTAAGGAAAAGTTCATTGAACTGACTTTGAAAGACAATGAGAAAACTATTTTTTATAAAACTGGCGATTTAGGATATTTTTTTCCGGATGGGAATATATATTTTTCAGGAAGAATAGATGATCAAATCAAAGTCATGGGTTATAGAGTAGGACTTTTTGAAATAGAAAACATAATCAATAGTTATCCATCCATTCAAAAAATTGTAGTGACTACACACCCTATTTTAAAATCAGAAGAGAAATTTTTAATCGCTTTTATTATTTATAATAGTCATTTTAGAGTAAATGATTTTATGTTTTTTTTAAAGGAAAACCTTCCTTCTTATTGCATTCCAAATTTTTACTTACCTGTTTCTTCCTTTCCTATTTCTCAGCATGGAAAATTAGATAGGAAAAAATTGTGCTCAGAATTAATTGATAAAAAGAATGACATTACGTATTTTCAGGATGAATGTAAGAAAAAATCAAGCATTACAAAAAATGTAGAAGAAAAATTAATAAAAATTTTGCAAAGTATATTTAATGTTTATAATTTAAAAGCGATAGAACATTATTTCTTCAACTTAAATAATAATTATTTATTGCAGGTTCGATTTTTAAAAGAAATAGAACTTCACTGTAACTTGAAATTGGATCAGAATGACCTCATAGCCATTCATACGGCGGACGATCTGAAAAAATTCGTAGAAAAAATTGCTAATAAGTAACTCTATTTATAGTTGTTTTCAAAAGATTGCTAGATACACAGGATTTGGTCGGTAGAAATAGGTACCAATAATCAATATTTCGTCATAGGGGATAAGGTAGCATGCCAGAAAAAAATTATCTTGAATATTTAAAGAAAGTGACTTTACAAATTACTGGGGATACATTCTCGGAAACAGCTTCAGTTCAAGATTATATAGATAATTTAATAAACTATTTTACTAATATTATTTACTCTATGCCTAATAATGTGTACTGGTTAGATAAAAATTGTGTATTGCGTGGAGGCAATGATAATTTAGCTAAACAACTCAATTTAAAATCGGGAGCAGAGCTAGTCGGTTTAACTTATGAACAAATGGCGCAAGCAGCTAATTTACCAACACAAGCATTTGAACCCTTTCGAACAACCGAAGTAGAAGTGATGAAAACCGGCGTTCCAAGCATTGATAAAGAGGAACCTCCCATCGAAGCAGATGGAAAAATTTTTTACTATCTGTCGAATAAAACGCCTCTACGAAATAGAAAGGGTGAAATCATAGGCGTTGTTGGGATTTCAACAGATATTACTAAACTTAAAGAAACCGAATCGGCTCTCCAGATTGCCCTAGGTAAAGCGGAAGTAGCCAGTAAAGCGAAAATTGAATTTATTATGAATATGAGTCATGATCTACGCACACCTTTAGCAGGAATTATAAGTCTTTCCAGTTTACAAGCGGAGGATGCAAGCAGTGCTCGAGATCAACAATATGGTGAATGGATCCAAAGTGCAGGTGAGCAACTTTTAGAATTACTCAACTCAGTGATAGAGGTCACTGCCGCTGAGCATCAAATTGAAAGTGTAAAAAAAGAAAATATTAATTTACAGCAATTTGCAGAGGAACTACAGGCGCTGATGCAACCTGCCGTAGTAGCGAAGGGGTTAGAGTTTCAAATAAATCTGGGTTCTCTTTTACCCATAGTGGTCACTGATCGAATTAAGTTGAAAAGAATTATCCTTAATATTCTATCCAATGCCGTAAAATTTACTAAACAAGGTAAGATTAGTTTAGAAATAAATGCGTTAATGACAAAAAAGGATAAAGCAAAAATAGAAATACTGATTGCCGATACAGGCATTGGCATCGCTAAAGATAAAATCGATAAAATATTTGACCGATTTTATCGCGCTCATCCTTCTTATAAAGCTGAATATGCGGGTTATGGTATAGGTTTATTCTTAGTAAAAAAAGCGACGAAATTATTAGGTGGAAAAATAAAGGTTTCTAGTGAAGAAGGAAAAGGGAGTTGTTTTTCTTTAGAATTTGTTTTTCCTATATTTCATGGAACGATAGATAAAAAGAGTCATTCTGAGATAGAGCACCCTAGACAACCACTTGGACTAGAAATCAAAGGAGCGGTGCTAGTGGCTGAGGATAATGCTTTAGTACTCTATGCCGTAAAAAATATACTGACTAAATTAGGTTATGAAGTGATCGCAGTAACAGAAGGAAAAGCCGCATTACATGCATTGCAGACCCAATCTTTTATTTGGGCGTTACTCGATATTGGTTTGCCTGATCTGGATGGAACAGAAGTCGCGCAGCGTTATCGTCAATGGGAACAAGTCAACAAAAAAAATCATCTTCCCATTTTTGCTTTAACTGCGCATGCAGAAAAAAATATTAAGGATAAATGTAACGAGGTTGATTTTGATGAGGTGCTTAAAAAACCTTTTACCGAAAAAGATATGCAAACCATCAAAAAATTTTTAAATAAATAAAAAATTTTATTATAAATTAAAAAGATCTTAAAAAAATGAAAATATCTCTAATCTATCACTAATAGATAGTATTTAATTTTATTCTTGATGAGAGAATAATTTATCTTGCTAATGTTAAATTTATTTTTTATTATAAATTAAACAACATTAACAAATAGCTACATTCAAAAAAATAAAAAGGAGAAAAATGATAACAAGGTCGTTTTTGCAATCCCATGAAGATCAAGAACCGTTTATTTTTTCTGAGGATCTTGATGAACAAAATGATGGGTTTCAAGAATTATCACAAGAAGATGAACCCCTTGAGTCAAGAAGTGATTTAATAAGCATTCAAAAAAAATCTTTTCTATCTTATTTAGTGCGAGGTTGGCACTCTGCTCATCTTATCACTCGCTTAGCTTGGTGGGGGATAAAACATAAGTCTGAAGTCATTAGTGATTCATTAGAAGACAAAACGTCAACTCGATTATTTTGGTTGGCGGGTGAAGGCATTCCTCTCGAATCTTGGTCCAGGGCTCGCTGGGCTTATCGTATAAAAAATTTTATTGATTCAGCAGATTTTATACTATCGGAGATGGGAGCGATATTGCTGGCTTCCTTATTACTTCATGATTTGATGAGTTATAGTTTATTTCCAGAAGAACGTTGTAGCACTTCATTGCCAGATATTTTAGATGGAACAGCCAAGAATCAAATAAGTTGGACTTATCATTTTGGCAGTGATGTGATTCATGAAGCAGCCTACTGGACTTGGTTAGGAGCGATCTTGATTCCATCTATGTTGGGTTTAAGTTCCGTTTTCTTACGTAACAAACAACTGCGCATTCTTGAAACCCAAGATGTCATTCGTAGCATAGAAGTTGCTTTAATTAACCTCGATAAAGAATCACTTACTTTTAGAGATGCCTGTCTATCATTGCTTCCAATGAGCCGCTTGAGTAGAACATTGAATCAGGTTAAATTCATATTGTTGTGGGATGGTAGAAAGGATAATGATCAAAGTTTATTAATCTCATTGCATCTAAAAGCCGCTTTAGTTAATAATTTGATTGAGCTTACGGAATCTAATTATTTTCTTATACGTTATCGAGCGATGCAGCTACTCGCCCAAGTAGCGGCCAGTTTCCACTCAGAAAACTTGAATCGGTTTATTGAAGATCCCGTTCATAAAGCAGGTTTAGCACAGTTAAGAGAAACTATTTTAGCTAAACTTAGAAAAGAACCGATAAACGAAGCGAGTACTCGCCAAACCTTGGCCGAACTTGAAGCAGCTTGCGCTCAACCGATATCATTCGAAGAAATGGAGGGTGGTGCTCTTTTAGAAGATCGTCAACGACGAGGTATGGCACGTTATTTTCGTTGGACCTTAGGCGACGATACACGCGCAACAACCCAATTATTTTGGATCCCCTCTTTATTAATTTCGGCTGTTACATTTTATTCTGTCAGTCGTTATCTTGAATTAATTGTAAAAAAACTGATTGATATCGCTTATTATTTTCATGATAAATCAGTTTGTGAAAATAAGGGGAGTTATTTCAAATTCCTTATTCAAAGTGAACGTTATGAATGTGTGGCTTGTGATTGGCCATTTGTAAACTATCAAAATAGTTTGACGGCTCAAACGTGTTTAGAAGGCTTATTACAGCGAAAGATGGCCCCTAGAGAAGTGGGATATTATCTGAGTCAGCTACCATCGGTGCCTGGAATTAATCGTGTCGATCTTTCACAACAGGATTGGTCAAATTGGCCCGTTTCTGAGTGGGAGAAATTTCTGCTTGCCTTAGAGCCTATGCTGAGCGTTCCACTGGAATTATTTAATGCCTCAGGGATCGTGACGGAGGATAATAATGAGAATCCAACCCCCACTGTGCAACACATACTCGCATTAACGCAGTTATTGACGCAGATCAATGTGACACAGTTTGATATAAGTCATCAACGCTTAACCCAGGAATCGTTTTCGCTCTTGCTGGAGTCATTCGCTTATCAGTCATTGAATGCACTTTACCTGATGGATGCCAATATGACAGATATCAGTGTGAGTTATTTAAGTGAATTAATTGCTAGTGGATTTAACTTAAGCGATTTGCACTTAGCAAAGAATCAGATAGGAGATAGTGGTATAACACAGATCAGCCAAGTATTGCCTAATAGTTCACTGCGAGTATTGAATGTTGCGCATAATTTATTTTCTGATTTAGGTTTACAAAAACTGGGTCTAGGAATTCAGCAAAGTTTTCTTCAAAGCTTAGATTTATCTTCTCAATTACTTTCCGTTAATGGACTGAGATTGTTTAGTGATGCCTTAAAAGGAAATTCCTCTTTAAGTAGACTGCGCTTAAGTCATACCGGTTTAGCAGACGAGCATCTTAGTGCCTTGCAAAATTGCTTAGAAAATTTAGAATTTTTAGATGTTTCAGATAATTCACTGAATAGCAAAGCGATACAATTTATCTTAAGTGTAAGCCAACAGAATTTAAAGATGCTCATAGTTAATAACAATGATCTTGATGAAGAAGCGAGCCTGCTTATTGCTCAGGAATTACCAATGACTTCTTTAGAGCATTTGGATCTTTCAAAGAATTATTTAAGAGAAGGGTTTAAAAATATCATCAGAGTACTACCAAATTCCCGTTTGTTAAGTTTGGTTTGCGAGGATTGCGACTTGGATGATAAAGCTATTGCTGAATTAACTCAGGTTTTTTCTAATGATACCTTGTTATTACAGTCATTAAATTTAAACAAAAATAAAATTACGAATCAAACATTACTCAATTGGTTAGAGGTACTGCCGAACACTTCTTTGCGTCAATTGCATTTTAATAATAATCAGATTAGTAATTCGTATGAGAGTGCGCCTCTTTTAGCACAAGGCTTAACTAAAACCAATCTGACGGTTCTTGATTTAAGTAGTAATCGATTAGATAGAAATTTCTTTAATGAATTAGCCCCCTTATTAAATCAATCTTCTTTGCAGCAGCTTAGTTTGAGTGATAATAAACTTGAAACAGGCTCATTAAAACATTTTTCTGAAGCACTCGTTCAACTCCATTGCCATCGTCAAGATCTCAATGCACCTCACTTATCGCGTCAAGAAAAACGTGTATTTTATCCTATGAAACGGAATACCGACTTAAATCAGCTCGGTATTGTTAATACCGATACGGATAGTTCAACACTAAGAGGTTTTTGTCGTGTGGCGGCATCGTTACCGGATGTTCATTTTCTTGAATCGAATCATATGACGCAATTGGATTGGCGAACCTGTCAGCTATTACCAGCTAACAGTAAACTCGTGACTCCTTTAGAACAAGCGCAAGGATCGTTATCCAATCAAACTCAATCGATACGGTCTAAGGCTTTGGTGTTGGGAAGTCCTTTTTTAATGAGCTTATTGTGTGCGGGCGGCATCTTATGTGCCCTTGTTTTATTTTATGGCGCTTATCGTGCAAGTCGATCAACCTATCGATTCTTTCGTCCAGCGCCCAGCATAGCTAGGTCAGAGTCTGAGGAAAACAGTGTTCATCCTAATCTAAGACGTTCTTCTTTTTAGATGAGCGTTTTAATTTAAAAAATTAAAAATAAATAAAGGAGTATTCCTATGAATCTAGCTTATCCTTTTAGTCTTATTTCCGGCAATGGTCTGGGTGTTTCTTATTCATCATTGACTCAGATTGGACCTGCAATTCCTAGCCGTGATTTCGGTGTTTTAAAAATGCAGAGCTTTATTAATGTCAGCACCGGAAATCTTATTATTTTTGATCATAAGTTAATTGTCCAAGAACAAAATTTCCCATTAGAGTTTTATTATGTTTATAACAGTCATGCAGAAACGATGGCAGATATTTGGCGTTTTGCACATAAACGTTTCAAACTTCTTCCTAAACCTGATCAAACTTCGTCCGCGATATTAATTGAAAAAGATGGCCATGAAACGGACTATCAATTTGATAGTAAAACAAATCGATGGCTTGCTCCTTATTGGTCAGATAGTCGCCCTTATCTTCATTATGATAAACCAGAAAACCAATGGGTATGGTTTGATCCGAAAACTCAGATCACGGAGATTTACAATGACCAGGGTTATTTACAGGAACGCTTGGATGGCAGAAATGAGCGAACAAGATATCGTTATGATGATTTGCAAACACCGTGGAAACTGACAAAGATACTCGCGCCTGAATCGAACTATGAATTTCATCAACACTGGGTCAATAATGAACGGATTGAATCTATTTATGAAGTTAATGCAGGGAGCCCAACGTTACTCAGAACGTCAGTGTTTGATCGGAATGATCGTTTAATTCGGACCCTACTTCCAGCAGAAAGAACCGAATATGCCAAGCTTCCTCAAATTAATTTTGTCTATCGAGCACCCAGTAAGGATCCTGCCGAGCTTAGTGATGAAGATGTTTATAATTTAGCTTATCTTGATTACATTAAACAAACGGATGCCGATACTAGCAATCTGTCTTTAATGTATGACGTGCCTCCAAATCTTGCGCCAAGAAGAATTTCAAGTGTGTATCTGGCGCATCCTCCTTTACATACCAGCGGTTATTTGGTTCGTTTTTATTATCATCAAAGCTATGCGATTGTCGAAAGTTATGCCAAGGTGGCTACCAAATTATATTTTAATAAACACGGATCCATCACTCAAATTGATCGAGAAAGAGGTTATCCCAATACGACGTATAGTCCCATCGATAGCTGCTTTTATACCTATAACGTTCAAGGTCAGTTGGCGAGCATTACCTCTGCAGGTCAAGGTAAACATAGTTTTCAATACGAAGCGCAGGATGGCTTATTAATTAAACAGCAAAAAGCCAATGGTCAGATAACGGAATATGTTTATGATGAAGTGAGTAAGCGACATAATTTGATTGC is part of the Candidatus Rickettsiella isopodorum genome and encodes:
- a CDS encoding GNAT family N-acetyltransferase, which encodes MRSLKIFEFKEILSNWAVKEGWNPGKHEYLPFYLTSLNGHKGLFLNERIIASLSTVRYSKDLAYLGIYIVDPNFREQGLGQILVKATLEELTDCSLIGINAVQQQVSNYQRKYGFTSFHINSRWTGEFKMQPNFALRCSEMDIKIVGRERLDINELIDYDASIFSVPRVKFLRKWIEMPESYLLAAIKNEKICGYGVISKCRQGYKIAPLFANDKEIAQKLYASFAYFLQEKQAIVQLDVPENNQTAVKLATQLGFYKTFETTRMYKSKEPLIEKPSNSNVYAITTLEIG
- a CDS encoding PAS domain-containing hybrid sensor histidine kinase/response regulator, translating into MPEKNYLEYLKKVTLQITGDTFSETASVQDYIDNLINYFTNIIYSMPNNVYWLDKNCVLRGGNDNLAKQLNLKSGAELVGLTYEQMAQAANLPTQAFEPFRTTEVEVMKTGVPSIDKEEPPIEADGKIFYYLSNKTPLRNRKGEIIGVVGISTDITKLKETESALQIALGKAEVASKAKIEFIMNMSHDLRTPLAGIISLSSLQAEDASSARDQQYGEWIQSAGEQLLELLNSVIEVTAAEHQIESVKKENINLQQFAEELQALMQPAVVAKGLEFQINLGSLLPIVVTDRIKLKRIILNILSNAVKFTKQGKISLEINALMTKKDKAKIEILIADTGIGIAKDKIDKIFDRFYRAHPSYKAEYAGYGIGLFLVKKATKLLGGKIKVSSEEGKGSCFSLEFVFPIFHGTIDKKSHSEIEHPRQPLGLEIKGAVLVAEDNALVLYAVKNILTKLGYEVIAVTEGKAALHALQTQSFIWALLDIGLPDLDGTEVAQRYRQWEQVNKKNHLPIFALTAHAEKNIKDKCNEVDFDEVLKKPFTEKDMQTIKKFLNK
- a CDS encoding amino acid adenylation domain-containing protein, with protein sequence MFVSLMSLIKKNCLLNPKNPALSFKGQVYSYHELTQRANQLAYYLKSKGVKKNTVVAIISKNYLERIISIIALWKLGVAYLPIEPSYPLTRINFILDDSNVSFAILDKKNEESIFFNAKHIVSILLEEDSNKIASFPTNDFPDYSELTDIAYIAYTSGSTGNPKGAIVTQSNIASIYHAWEEVYKLSYTDRHLQIANFGFDVCTGDIIRALGSGSQLVICPPEIVLQPEKLYELLISNAINVAEFTPTVLRKLITYLDQKGLNLHFMRLLICGSDSWSLKEYKYFKSFLSSKARLINSYGTTETTIDSAYFELNNQAEAFDDRLSVPIGRPFPNSMIKILNEKFEYCPPGVQGEIYIGGHGVSRGYLNRPDLTKEKFIELTLKDNEKTIFYKTGDLGYFFPDGNIYFSGRIDDQIKVMGYRVGLFEIENIINSYPSIQKIVVTTHPILKSEEKFLIAFIIYNSHFRVNDFMFFLKENLPSYCIPNFYLPVSSFPISQHGKLDRKKLCSELIDKKNDITYFQDECKKKSSITKNVEEKLIKILQSIFNVYNLKAIEHYFFNLNNNYLLQVRFLKEIELHCNLKLDQNDLIAIHTADDLKKFVEKIANK